The genomic DNA AAGCATTGGAGGCAAGATTGGCTGTATCAAAATACAGACCTATATTCTTATAATGCCGATAATACATGGACATTCAAAAAATTGCCATCAGATAAGGTAAAAGGGCAGTGGACTCAAAAAGTATATCAAGTAGATGATAGCCCTAGGTATGAAGGCTCATCTACATGGGTACATGTAGATGGTAAAAGCTTTTGGGAAAATACTTCAGATGCCCCGTTACCAAGACGTGAGTATACTACAAGAAGCGACTATAATTTGACTGTTCGTGGAAATCGCCATGAGGTTACGGATTACGGTTGGTTGCACGATCAAGATAATACAAAGGTTATTCGTGAGGCAGGCAAAGAAGATGTGATATTAGCTCAGGAAAAAGGGTATAACACTTATGTAAAGGTTGATGATAGTAGATGTGCCGCTGCCGCAGCATGGTGGAAATCCAATACGGATAAATGGGCTTTGGTACGTACAAAATGGGATGATGTTTATGGTAGGAACAAAGACCTTTCTTTAGAGGAAAAAGTAGATAATAAAGTTTTGTACAAATACCTTTTTGATGATGAATATGATCAAAAAGATGAAATAGAAGAAGTAATAGAATCATTCGTTAAACAATAAGGACATGAAAACCATAAAACAATTAGCACTGACCGCATTTTTGTTCATAAGCTTTACGGGTATTGCCCAGCAAAAGAATGAACTTTTAGATCGTACATTTTGGAAGAGTAGCCCAAGTATTGCCACTGTAAAGCAAAAAATAGCAGAGGGTAACGATCCAATAGCAAAGGACAGCAATTCTTTTGATGCCACTACACTGGCCATAACCAGCAAGGCAGATACTGAGGTGGTTAAATATTTATTGTCCCTAGAGGGTAATGAAGTGGATAAGAAAACCCATGATAGCCGTATTTATTTACACTGGGCAACGTATGCCGGTGATGCCGAATTGGTTCAATATCTATTGGATAACGGTGCTTCTGTAACTGCATTGGATAGTCACAGGTATACACCTCTTGCCTTTGGAGCCAATGCGGGACTAACAAATCCTAAAATATATGAGGCTTTTGAAGCAAAAGGGGTGAACCTTAAAGAGGAGAAAAATGAGCATGGTGCCAATGTGCTATTATTGGCGGCACCATCATTGAAATCTGAAGAGGAGCTGAATTTCTTTTTAAACAAGGGTTTGGCTCTTGATAGTAAGGATGATGACGGCAACGGCATTTTTAACTACGCTACTAAAAAGGGAAATATAGATTTCTTGAAATTATTGATAAGCAAAGGAGTAGATTACAAAACATTGAACAATAATGGTGGTAATGCCTTTATGTTCGCATCTCAAGGTGGTCGCGGATTCAGCAATGGTCTACCGGTCTATACATATTTAAAAGGTCTAGGATTGGAACCTAATATTGTTGAAAAAAATGGTAGTACCCCAATGCACCGTTTAGCTTTTGGTAATAAAGATGCTGCTATTTTTGATCTGTTCTTAGAGGCTGGTGCAGATGTAAATCAAGCGGATGAAGAAGGAAACACTCCTTTCTTGAATGCCGCCGCTAGAAATGATTTGGCCGTTGTTCAATTATTGGCCAAGGATGTTAAGGATATCAATACGGCCAATAACGATGGTGAAACAGCTTTAATGCTTGCCGCTCATGATAACAAAGCTGATGTTGTTGCATTTTTAATTGAAAAAGGTGCGGATATCCATGCTAAAGATGCTACCGGTAATACTGCAGCTTATTTTCTTACGGATTCTTACAGTAAAAGAAATGCGAAGGCTTTTGATGCTAAACTGGCTTTGTTGAAAGCAAAAGGTTTAAAATTCAATACCGTACAAGGTGAGGGTAATACCTTATATCACGTTGCGGCCAAAAAGAACGATTTGCAACTCATGAAAAAGATTGCAGATTTCAATATCGATGTAAATGCCAAAAACGATGAGGGTATGACTGCTTTGCACGTTGCGGCCATGAAAGCGGAAAACGATAAACTACTAAAGTTCTTGATTGCCAAAGGTGCGGATGCCAATAGCAAAACAGATTTTGAAGAAACGGTTTATGACCTGGCTAGTGAAAATGAAATGTTGCAAAAAGGCAATACATCGTTAAACTTTTTAAAGCAATAAGTTAGGTGTCGCTTAGCTTATCAATGAAATAAAGAACCAATAGTATTAAAATGAAAAGATTTTTAAAATTTATACCGGCCGTAGTTTTGGTAGGATCATTATTATCCGCCTTTACCGTAGTGGACAAAACTGCCGTAAAGTGCCTTATTCAACTGACCAATTATACAGGTGAGGGTGCGTACTTAATAGTGTCTATCGTGGATGCCGATAATGAGTATGTAGAAACATTATATGTGCAGGGCAAAGATAGTGAGTGGTATAGTGAAATTACCGAATGGTGGAAATTTTACGGAAAACACCGTCCAAATATAGATGCCATATCTGGAGAAACTATTAGCGGTGGAGAGCGCGCCTTGAACGTGTTGCAGATACCTAATGATAAAATTGACCAAGGTTACAACCTTCGTTTTGAAACTTCTGTAGAAGATCAAGGATATTATGCAGATGATATTCAATTTCCTTTAACGACCGAAAATTTAAAGACAAAAGTTGAAGGCAAAGGTTTTATTAGGTATGTACGTATGCTGCCGCAATAAATGACCTTATAAAAGATGAATCATATTTTGGGCGCAGTCAAGTACAATAATGTTATTTGCTCATAAAAACATGTTGACTGCGTTCATTTATTTTTTTATTTGTTTGCTTTTTTTACAATCACATTTCCAGATTGGCGCTAAACCGCCATTCTGGAATTTTTTAAATTATATACTGTTATAAAACTACATTCCTACTTATGACCATTTCTATTTGGCGGTATAGTCATCTTACGCTTGCCTTAATTTCATCTCTATTTTTGGTGGTAGCTTCTGTAACCGGTATTATACTTGCCGTAGAGCCTATTTCGCACCAAACCAAAGGTTATGCCGTGGCAGATTTAGATCAAGTTCCGCTGGCAACGACCATTACTGCTCTTAAAGATTCATATGATGAGGTGTTGGGTTTAGAAGTGGAATCATCTGGCTTTGTAAAAGCTTCCGTATTGACCATGGAGATGGAAACTTTGGATGTGTATATAGATCCATTTACTGGAGAACAGCTTGGTGAAGTAGAAGAGCGGCCTTATGTGTATACATTTGCTACCAATGTACACCGTTCCCTTTTTTTAAAGAGTATAGGTAGGTTCTTTGTTGGTCTAATTTCATTACTATTATTGATTATTGCTGTTACCGGATTGGTTTTATTAGCTAAGCGCCAAGGCGGATTTTTAAAATTATTTACAAAAGTCCAGAAAGATTACTTTGAATCAAGATACCATGTGGTGTTGAGCAGATGGTTTTTTATACCCATCATAATTCTTGCTTTTACCGGGGTGTATTTATCTGCGGAAAAATTTAATTTATTGCCGAAAACAACGGTTGATCAGGTTGAGGTACCGGTAAGCAATTCAGCTCAGAAATACGAAAACATTGCAGATATTCCCTTTTTTAAGGAAACTACCTTGGCAGAAATACGCCAGGTAGAATTTCCTTTTTCAGATGACCCGGAAGAATACTATCTCATTGCTTTACAGGATAAGGAAGTTGAGGTACATCAGCAAACAGGCGAGATTGTTAGTAAAGGAGATTATCCATTTGTGACCTTAGCATCAAGATTAAGTTTGGTATTGCATACCGGTGAGGGCAATGTAATATGGTCCGTTATCCTGTTATTGGCCAGTGCGTCTATTCTGTTTTTTATGTACTCAGGTTTCGTGATGACTTTAAAACGAAGAAAGAAAGCTAAAGGAGTTTCGCAAATGCCCGATAAAGATGAATGTGAATATATAATTTTAGTAGGTTCTGAAAGTGGTACGGCGTTCGATTTTGCACAGCGATTTTATAACGGATTAACACAAGTAGGGAAGAAGGTCTATTTAACGGAGCTTAACAAGTATAGCGCCTATGCGAAAGCTAAAAATATCATTGTGTTTACATCTACCTATGGTGAAGGTGAGCCGCCTACCAATGCCCGCAAATTCCCTAGGATCTTTTCAACGGTAGTGCAGCCAAATGCTATAGCATATTCTGTAGTGGGATTTGGGTCTTTGGATTATCCTGATTACTGTAAATATGCCATAGATGTAGATGAGCAGATCAATGCAGATAATAAATTTGAAAGACAATTGCCGCTGTTTAAAATTAATCAGGCAGATTTTGAATCTTTTGAACTTTGGTTGATTCAATTCTCCAATAAAGTTGGTTTTACTATTCCGGTAGAGAGACCGTTGATACATAAGAAGAAATATAAAAAAGTGGACTTTGAGGTGGTGGAGCGAACGGATTTAAATGTAGACGATACTTTTTTATTGCGATTACGACCAGTATCTAAAATTGATTTTACATCTGGGGATTTATTGGCAATTTTCCCTAATAATGATGAGATGGTTCGTCAGTATTCCATTGCTAGGGTGGATAATCATATTTTATTAAGTATTAAAAAACATGAGTTGGGCAGAGGCTCTAATTTTCTATATGGGTTAGAAACGGGTCAATTTTTTAAAGCTGCTATAGACGTGAATCCCCATTTTCATTTACCTAAAAATGCTAAAAATTCAATTTTCATCTCAAATGGTACCGGAATAGCTCCGTTCTTAGGGATGATCTCTGAAAATACAGCTCAGAATACCACACTGTTCTGGGGAGGGCGTACAAGGGCTTCGCAATCGCTTTATGATGATATTTTGCAAAAAAGTAAGTCGGGCTTAAAGAATTTAAACCTGTTCGCTACATATTCTAGAGAAGGACAAAGACAGTATATTCAAGATGCCGTTCTAGAGCAAAAGGAATTGGTCTTGCAGACCATAAATGAAAAAGGCACCATAATGCTCTGCGGATCTTTGGCAATGCAGCATGATGTACTTGATGTAATTGAAAAAATTCTTGAGGGAAACCAACAAATTACATTCGAAGCCTTTGAGCAAAGCGATCAGTTGAAAACGGATTGTTACTGATGTTAAATATACTGGCCACTGTTCTCAGGATTGCTCAATATTTTCATTAAGTTAGAACTAGCCATTAATTCCATTGCATCTTTTGCAAACGCACTGCGTTTAAAATAGCTAGTAGGGCAGCACCAACATCGGCAAAAACGGCTTCCCACATGGTAGCCATGCCACCTGCACCCATAGCAAGAACAATAATTTTTATCCCAAAGGCCAAGGCAATATTCTGCCATACGATTTTGCGGGTAGATTTCCCTATTTTAATTGCTGTGGCAATTTTTGTAGGCTGATCGTTCTGTATAATAACATCAGCAGTTTCAATGGCAACATCACTTCCTAATCCGCCCATGGCAATACCTACGTCACTAATGGCCAGTACAGGAGCATCATTGATTCCGTCACCCACAAATGCTACCTTGGTCCCTGCTTCATTTTTTAATTTCTCCATTTCCGCCAATTTATCTTCGGGTAGCAGTCCGCCCTTTGCCCAATCCAACCCTAGTTCTTGTGCTACTTTTTGGGTTATGGAATCTTTATCACCGGATAACATGATAATTTTTTGAATACCCACCTTACGCATATTCGCAATAGCCAGTAAGGCATCCTCTTTTATTTCATCGGCTATAGTTACGTAACCGGCAAATTTTCCGTCTATAGCCATCATCACTATAGATTCAACAACAGTTTCCGTTTCTTTTGGTATGCTAATGTGGTGGTCGTTCATAAGGGCCTTGTTGCCCACAAGCACAGTTTTGGTATTGACCATGCCTTTTAAACCCTTGCCTGCAATTTCGGTTACTTCTGTTGCTTTATAGGGTTGTGCATTTAATTCATATTCTAAAATAGCCTTCGCAATAGGATGTGTAGATTGAGATTCTATGGCGATTAAGTAGTTCATGAATTCGCTTTCGGTAAAGATCTGATCTTTAACAAGATCCTTTATTTTGAAAACACCTTTGGTCAATGTGCCTGTTTTGTCCAAAGCTACCGTGTTCACTTTGGTCATGGTGTCTAGAAATGAAGCTCCCTTAAGTAAAATTCCGTTTCTGGAAGCTGCGCCCAATCCGCCAAAATAGCCTAGAGGAATAGAAATTACCAAAGCACATGGGCAAGAGATTACAAGGAATATCAAAGCTCTGTACAGCCAATCTTGAAACACATAGTTTTCTACAAAAAAGTAGGGTAGAAAGGTCAGTGCAATGGCAAGGTATGTGACTATGGGCGTGTAAACTTTTGCAAATTTTCTAATGAACAGTTCTGTCTTTGATTTTCTTTCCGTTGCATTTTGTACCATGTCTAAAATGCGGGCAATAGAGCTGTCTTTGTATGTTTTGGTAGTGGTAATTTCTATAACGCCAGATGTGCTGATGCTTCCTGCATAGATAGGAGCTCCCTTTTTTAGGGACCTTGGTTTGCTTTCACCGGTAAGTGCCGCAGTATTGAATGTTCCTTTTTCAGAAATTAACTGTCCGTCCAATGGTACTTTTTCTCCGGCTCTAACTTGTATTTTTTCTCCAATTTCCACTAGCTCCGGTGCTACTGAAATATAGCTATGATCACGGAAAACCAAGGCGTGATCCGGTCGTAGATCAAGTAAAGCTTTAATATTGCCTTTTGCACGTATTACAGCGGCACCTTGAAAGAGTTCACCAACGGCGTAAAAGACCATTACCGCAACACCTTCAGGATATTCGCCTATGGCAAACGCACCAATAGTTGCAATTCCCATTAAAAAGAATTCGGTAAAAAAGTTTCCGTTTTTAATGTTTTTCCAGCCTTCTTTAATGACGGGGAAACCAACGGGTATGTATGCTATAATGTACCACCCTAGGCGTATATAGTTGTTGAAAAATGGCAATATGTTGAAATAGTCAATGGCAATACCAATAAGCAACATCAAAAAACTGATGATGGCAGGTAGGTATAGGTTGAAATTTGAAACTTTGCCAGTGCTTTCTGTTGTATGTTCGTTACCGCAACAATGTCCGCATGAACTTTGAGGGGCTTTAGTTGCAGTCTCTTTTAGTGGGTTCTTTTTCATAACACCACAAAGGTGGGCAAAACATCAGTGCAACAGAAGTGCATTTAGTGCTGGCTGCAAGAATCGCATACGCCCTTAATGACCAAATTGGCATCTTCGGCTACGTAACCTTGGGGCAGATTTATATGAGGAATTTTATGTTCGGTCAAACAAACGGTTTTGTCACAATTGCCGCAGTGAAAATGT from Maribacter dokdonensis DSW-8 includes the following:
- a CDS encoding DUF2271 domain-containing protein; this encodes MKRFLKFIPAVVLVGSLLSAFTVVDKTAVKCLIQLTNYTGEGAYLIVSIVDADNEYVETLYVQGKDSEWYSEITEWWKFYGKHRPNIDAISGETISGGERALNVLQIPNDKIDQGYNLRFETSVEDQGYYADDIQFPLTTENLKTKVEGKGFIRYVRMLPQ
- a CDS encoding DUF6607 family protein, which produces MKTVLPTIMALVVSASTIAQKAKKNDDREAIKSMCGCFEVTFNFAETFNHSTDSLYKPSKTKVDKGLEWAELVTDEDDKISIQHLLQVGNPADPHIVKHWRQDWLYQNTDLYSYNADNTWTFKKLPSDKVKGQWTQKVYQVDDSPRYEGSSTWVHVDGKSFWENTSDAPLPRREYTTRSDYNLTVRGNRHEVTDYGWLHDQDNTKVIREAGKEDVILAQEKGYNTYVKVDDSRCAAAAAWWKSNTDKWALVRTKWDDVYGRNKDLSLEEKVDNKVLYKYLFDDEYDQKDEIEEVIESFVKQ
- a CDS encoding heavy metal translocating P-type ATPase, translated to MKKNPLKETATKAPQSSCGHCCGNEHTTESTGKVSNFNLYLPAIISFLMLLIGIAIDYFNILPFFNNYIRLGWYIIAYIPVGFPVIKEGWKNIKNGNFFTEFFLMGIATIGAFAIGEYPEGVAVMVFYAVGELFQGAAVIRAKGNIKALLDLRPDHALVFRDHSYISVAPELVEIGEKIQVRAGEKVPLDGQLISEKGTFNTAALTGESKPRSLKKGAPIYAGSISTSGVIEITTTKTYKDSSIARILDMVQNATERKSKTELFIRKFAKVYTPIVTYLAIALTFLPYFFVENYVFQDWLYRALIFLVISCPCALVISIPLGYFGGLGAASRNGILLKGASFLDTMTKVNTVALDKTGTLTKGVFKIKDLVKDQIFTESEFMNYLIAIESQSTHPIAKAILEYELNAQPYKATEVTEIAGKGLKGMVNTKTVLVGNKALMNDHHISIPKETETVVESIVMMAIDGKFAGYVTIADEIKEDALLAIANMRKVGIQKIIMLSGDKDSITQKVAQELGLDWAKGGLLPEDKLAEMEKLKNEAGTKVAFVGDGINDAPVLAISDVGIAMGGLGSDVAIETADVIIQNDQPTKIATAIKIGKSTRKIVWQNIALAFGIKIIVLAMGAGGMATMWEAVFADVGAALLAILNAVRLQKMQWN
- a CDS encoding ankyrin repeat domain-containing protein; amino-acid sequence: MKTIKQLALTAFLFISFTGIAQQKNELLDRTFWKSSPSIATVKQKIAEGNDPIAKDSNSFDATTLAITSKADTEVVKYLLSLEGNEVDKKTHDSRIYLHWATYAGDAELVQYLLDNGASVTALDSHRYTPLAFGANAGLTNPKIYEAFEAKGVNLKEEKNEHGANVLLLAAPSLKSEEELNFFLNKGLALDSKDDDGNGIFNYATKKGNIDFLKLLISKGVDYKTLNNNGGNAFMFASQGGRGFSNGLPVYTYLKGLGLEPNIVEKNGSTPMHRLAFGNKDAAIFDLFLEAGADVNQADEEGNTPFLNAAARNDLAVVQLLAKDVKDINTANNDGETALMLAAHDNKADVVAFLIEKGADIHAKDATGNTAAYFLTDSYSKRNAKAFDAKLALLKAKGLKFNTVQGEGNTLYHVAAKKNDLQLMKKIADFNIDVNAKNDEGMTALHVAAMKAENDKLLKFLIAKGADANSKTDFEETVYDLASENEMLQKGNTSLNFLKQ
- a CDS encoding PepSY domain-containing protein — translated: MTISIWRYSHLTLALISSLFLVVASVTGIILAVEPISHQTKGYAVADLDQVPLATTITALKDSYDEVLGLEVESSGFVKASVLTMEMETLDVYIDPFTGEQLGEVEERPYVYTFATNVHRSLFLKSIGRFFVGLISLLLLIIAVTGLVLLAKRQGGFLKLFTKVQKDYFESRYHVVLSRWFFIPIIILAFTGVYLSAEKFNLLPKTTVDQVEVPVSNSAQKYENIADIPFFKETTLAEIRQVEFPFSDDPEEYYLIALQDKEVEVHQQTGEIVSKGDYPFVTLASRLSLVLHTGEGNVIWSVILLLASASILFFMYSGFVMTLKRRKKAKGVSQMPDKDECEYIILVGSESGTAFDFAQRFYNGLTQVGKKVYLTELNKYSAYAKAKNIIVFTSTYGEGEPPTNARKFPRIFSTVVQPNAIAYSVVGFGSLDYPDYCKYAIDVDEQINADNKFERQLPLFKINQADFESFELWLIQFSNKVGFTIPVERPLIHKKKYKKVDFEVVERTDLNVDDTFLLRLRPVSKIDFTSGDLLAIFPNNDEMVRQYSIARVDNHILLSIKKHELGRGSNFLYGLETGQFFKAAIDVNPHFHLPKNAKNSIFISNGTGIAPFLGMISENTAQNTTLFWGGRTRASQSLYDDILQKSKSGLKNLNLFATYSREGQRQYIQDAVLEQKELVLQTINEKGTIMLCGSLAMQHDVLDVIEKILEGNQQITFEAFEQSDQLKTDCY